The following is a genomic window from Streptobacillus felis.
TTACTTAATTAGTGTAGTAGGATTAGTTCTACTTTTCCTGGTAATATTTTTTTGGAAAGAAATAAAAATAAGTATTTTTGATAAGGATTATGCAAAGACTATAGGAATTAATAGTAATTTATACAGACTTTTAGTTTCTATAATAATAGTAATTAATGTAATTATAGGGATACAAATAGCAGGAGTAGTATTAATGACAGCTATGATGGTTTCACCAGTAGTAGCAGCTAAACAATGGAGTAATAAATTAAATATAGTAGTAATTATTTCTGCTGTATTTGGAGCCATATCTGGATTTGTTGGATCATTAGTATCTAGTTTAAATTCTACTTTGCCAACAGGGCCAATTATAGTAGTAGTTTTATCTATTTTTGTGATATTTAGTTTACTTTTTTCAAGTAAAAAGGGAATTATTTATAGATACATTAGAAAAATTAAATTCAGAAATGAATTGAAAAGGAAGTGGACAAGATGAGTGCAGGTTTAACAATACTTA
Proteins encoded in this region:
- a CDS encoding metal ABC transporter permease encodes the protein MFDILLNSYTFKVVTIGCSLLGMISAIVGSFAVLKKESLLGDGIAHSSLAGICIAYLLTGKKELSILLLGALIVGLICVLFIHFIGSYSKVKFDSAIALTLSTFFGLGLVLLTYLKRVPGAQKAGLSSFIFGQASTLVAKDIYLISVVGLVLLFLVIFFWKEIKISIFDKDYAKTIGINSNLYRLLVSIIIVINVIIGIQIAGVVLMTAMMVSPVVAAKQWSNKLNIVVIISAVFGAISGFVGSLVSSLNSTLPTGPIIVVVLSIFVIFSLLFSSKKGIIYRYIRKIKFRNELKRKWTR